TTATTTATTTTTGAGAAGTGTACGTTAATAAATGCGTAGCTCACATGTACACACGAACGgcttgtctgtgtgtgtgcagaCGCGAAAAGCGAGCACTTGTATGAGTTGAAAAACGGGTCAGGGATTTCTTCTTGTGAGTGGTTGTtgttcgttctctttttttctgggaAGGCGTTCCCTGTAGCgagtctctccgttttcctgtcttttgTGGTTGTCGTTTCTCAGCCGCACCGCAGTTCAGTTTTCCTTTATTTCGGAGCCCAAGAGCAGAGGCTCTGTTTccatggagagagatggaacAGTGAAAGTGGAAGCGAACTACCTCGATGATCCTCAGGACTTCTTTGACGCCGTTCGCGGCGTACAGACAGCGATCGAAGTATGCTTCGTGTCTTGCCTCGTTTCCGGTCTCccgcgaagagagcgacgcctgTGTTCTCCATTCCAAGTTTCGCGCGTAGTTCGCTGTTGGCTTCCgaatctctctcttctgaaTTCTGGACGCGTGTGACCTATTCAGCAGTTTTCGCCGCCCATTCAGTGCCCGTTTGTTGGTTCTCGCCTCTGAGGCTCCTGCTCTTTTCTACGACCTAAACGCGCCAGACTCTTCGATCGGCGCTTTGCCGTAGGACGAACCACTGAACAGCTCACCTCAGGCCGGCGATGCAGGAGCCTGAACCGTGGGGTGTTTCGGAGCACAGTCGTGTGAAGCGAGGTCCACCAGATAGTTTACGCAAGAAGTTGTCGTCTCGCGCACGACGTTATCGAAGCATGGGGAGCTCGTTTTGCGGCCCGCTTGGTTTCCGAGGTTCCTCCAAGTCTTCCAGAAGAAGTGCTGTCGTCGCATCTCAATTTCTTTTCAGCGAGTCAATGGAGACGCCTTTCGGGGGCTCATCGACTCTGTTGGACGCACAGCCTGTCCCGTGATGCTTTTGGATGGCTTTCTGCAAATCGTCACGAGACTTCTTCAAGAAAcgtcttccccctctctcaCTCCTGCCCATCTCGAGCAAGTCAGGAGACGCATACCATCAAATACTCTTCCCCACCTTCTGTTATTCTCCTTCGTGCACCTATCCATATCTATAGAGttagtatatatatatattatatatgtGCAATTATTCACGTACATATCCatagctatatatatatatatatatatatatatatatatatatatttgaagCATCGCCAAAGCTAGCGGCTGTGTGTGTAGACACACCCATTCGAATGAAAGGTACGTACATACGAGTACAGATatggagacagacaccaAGCGCATGACCTGTAAAAGCGCATTTTTCTGTGGAaaaacgtatatatatatatatatatatgtataagtattcacatgcatatgcaggTGAGAAGAACTCTACGTGTGTGTTTTGCAtttttcgcgtttcgctGGGTTCTTCTCCAAGTGCCTGCCTACGCCGGTGCTTCAACGCGACTCCTTATGCACAAGGCGAGGTGATGAGCGGCGCGAGCATCTCCCAAGCATGGTGCGAAATGTATGTTTCTCCAGGTACAGAAACATCACGACGCTTTAGCTCGGATCTATCCCCCTTCggaacatgaagaaggcgaagagaacgaaggagacgccagCGACGACGCCCTCAACAGGCAAGCGCCTGAAGGTATGACGGCAGAAACAACCGAGTCAGAACGTTTTGGCTGCAGAGGAACATGGACCGGCAGATTGAGGGGCGCACACGGCGGCAGGGAATCACTCACATATTTGGATATCGTTCCAGTTGTTTCCATTGAACTGTCGATTTCCTCTTAATTTACTGCATGCCGTGAGAGCGAAGCAATCTGGCGCGTTTCACCATTCGTGACAGTCAACGCGGAATTCTCCCGCAGCTGCACGCCGTTGGTTTCTTCCCCACGTAggcctgcgcatgcactcgcgcgtagttctctgcatgcgcttggtCTACCCAGCGCACTGGCACTTGCCCCCGTATATATGTGTGAATATGGATGTCTCTTGGACACAAGGACTgccacatatatatgcagatgcttacctacacatacacattcttatatatatgtatatacacacatatatatatatatatacatatatatacatatatatatatatatatatatatatatatatatatatatatgtgggtGTCTGTTTAGATGATGTACTCAGCGAGCCAGGATGTGATGGGTTTGTGAACAGAGCAAAAGCAGGCGAATCTCGGATCAGCGAAGGGGGAAAGTCGgctggcgtctctccagcGCATCGCAGAAatgcagaagctgctggaGGACCTGGTTGCGCGCGAcgaaagtggagacgcggCGACCTCTGAGCGACGCAGTTCGACCGTCCATACAGTCCGACTGGATCGTTTAACTGGCTTCTTCGACTCAGGTCTCTGCAGCAGAACATGCAAAGAGGTCGACGACAGCTTCCTCTACGGCGTCTACACGAAAACATGTCCCTGGAGGGATGTATTGTACCTCTTTCATGGCCTCTGTGCTCCGTCTTGCTCTCCTGCATGTAGCGAGGAAAAGGATGGCAAAGCGAGCGTTGCAGACACTGAGGAAGGAGTGGGCGAACACAATTTCGTTTTCAAACTCGACACAAGAACGAGACAGtttcaagagagagacgctgttCTCGCCTCCGAGCAGTGGGCCGCTACTtttccgcctctgcttccttgtACGAAACAGCGACCCGCGCGAAACGCTGGCGATACACCGTTCTGCACATTCGCTGAAGCATgcgccacacacacacacaccacaGTGCGAGTCTCGGACATCCTTCTGCATTTCTCGATCGATGTTGTGTGCCGGGTGTAAACGTGAAGTCGccgtttcgcctctctttgtcGACTCTCCTCAGAAACCAGATCGCCTCCAAAGGTCTGAAGCTGGATCGGGGAGAAACCACACACGCATGTTTCCTGGATCGACTCACCGTTACACCTGGACACCCAGAGTGAAACCTGTGTACACAACGTCACAGACACTGTTCAACGACCTCTATGTTCTCATGCTCAGAAAGATATATacacgtgtatatatatatatatatatacatacatgtcTACACATCTGCAtaatgcatgtatacatacatatatatatatatatatatatttagatgcatatatatttatatgagtacatatttatatgtgtattATATTTATATGGATAAGCAGAAGAGAATTTGTGTGGGTTCGTGTGAATCGGCGCTTCGCTGTTTGAGCAGCTCGTCGGGGGGCCTTTCATTGCATTGTGTcgcggtgcatgcgtcgagtCGTCGCGTTTTTGTTTGCGCAGCTCCGGACGATCCTACACACATTGCGGAGTACGTTCTGACGTACATGAGCAGCATCTGGCATCACGCAGGAACGGCGGAAATGGGCGCGGTTGTCGACAACCTGTTTCGAATGCGAGGCGTTGTTGGCCTCTCGATCGTCGACGCCTCTGTGCTGCCCCAAATCAGCCGAGGAAATCCAACGGCGACGCTGCTGACGATCGGCCGGTGAGAGCGGAAACAGTTGCTTCACGGCGTTTGCGCGGTCCTGTCGACGTGAACGAGAGATGCCGCAGATAGacttgtgcatgcatttcagACTTGGCATGGGTACAGACAACGGCAGTTCGAATTCGTAGACGGCTGAGTGAGTCGCGACGACACCCCAGAGATGGAAGGCAGCAAACGTGGAAGGCATCAAAGGCATTTCGATTAGAGGGGAATccgacgagaaaagagaaacgttCGAAATACAAAAAAAAACATATCGGCGAAGACGGCTGATTTTCAGTTTCGGTGGCATTTTCAGTGGCCGCGCACATCTACGAGCTCTTATTCAGAAGGCCCGTACAGTTTCGACAAGGAAGGCGCCAGGAGAGAGTTTCGTCCCTTCTCAACAGCTGATGGACTCATGTTTATATCTGACTGCATGTATCGAGAGCTGTGTAGAACGGCTCGACGGATCTTTATCAAGGCCAGCGGTTCGGTGAATTTCCTTCGTACGCTTTCGCAGATACGCCGCCCTGAAAAAACTCGAAGCTCAGAGCCATTCTCGCGAAGCAGTTGTCTGAGCGTGGAAatctctctcgacctcgcGCTGGACAAGAAACAACGGTGAGACTTGACGGGACTCAACAGTCCGTCGCGGTTGCGTTGAAAAAGTGTAAAGACTCTCAttcgctgtctgcatgcTTTTCGCGGAGACAACACGAGGACTTCTGTCGGTTTTCATTTCTGGCCAAGTTCCTGGCGTGCCATGCATTCATATCGATGCGAAAACGCCTGCATGTCAAGATACGTACACGCCACACTCGTGCGACAGGTTAattatgtatttatatatagcgagagagagcgagattTATGGATGTAGCGATACAATATAAGGACGGTATCGATGTTTTCCGTGGAAAAAGGACTGTTTTGTTTGAATTGTCTCATCAGGGTCCTGCAGAGTTCTGGCGGCGACGTTCATGCGCCAGGTTGCTCTTTCCGTTTCATTTTTTCCTCTTGCAAAGGCAAGCAGGAAAGTTGACCAAGCCACCGTTCCTCAAAAGCAGAGGCCGGCTTGCGTTCTAAGTTTCTGTTTACCTGCGAAGATTTCGCGTACGACTGCTCTCCAGTGAATGGCCAATGCACGTGGAACATTCATCTGAATTGTTCCTCTcgcatttctctgtttccctgccgtctcgtttttccacgGGTCGCTGCTGTCACACATCGTACCTCTCTGACTTCGTTGTTCAACCATCATAAGAAGCTGCCCACACTCATGCATCGTCCGTGTACTGacacaatatatatatatatatatatttgtacatatatatgtatatatatctatgtatttCCTGTAGGGGTACACAGTGTGTGGGCAGATGTTTCGACAGGTGCAGGCGAGCAGGAAGATTCAGTGGATGGGCAAAAGTGTGTTGTCAAGTTGTATTCTGTTGGCGTTGTTTCGAGAACAGCGAGTGTATCTGGGAGTCTCATCGAAATCATCTGTCGAAGAAGTGGAGTTTTGCCGAAGACAGACACCGCCATGTCTGTGTAGAAGTTAACGCACAAAGAACTATCCTGGGGAGTGCACGACTGGGGGAGAATcgagcgacagaaaggacGAAACGCATCCCGAGAGCTGCTGACACTCGAAACGATCTTTCACTGCAGTTAAATGACATTCCTGCGCCGCCTGCAGGTAGATGTATCCATGATTTTTATGACCAACGGAGGCTTCGGCGTTACACATACACTACGCGATGTGTAGTGTATGGCTGCACTCATCACtcacacacagaaaaactcGTCGTGTTCGGCTTATCTAGGATCGCAGTCCTTCTTAAAACTATTCGCGTTCTGTAGTTTTTTGCCCTCTACGGGTACTCGTTGGTCAGGAGTCTCCACTGCTTGCATACAGATCCACTTCACCTGCTTCATCTACCTGCCTTCTCCCCGGTAGCGACGTCCGTGTTGCTTGAGAGGACTGTGACACAGTCTTGGAGAAGGCTTCGAGGAATCTAATTAAAAGACTGCAAAAAGCTGTATTCCCTCGACTGCTGCTCAAAGGTTGCTCACGCAGACAGATACACAGACGCCTCCTAAAACGGACGGGTCCCACAGAGTCGGGTGCCTCTATGCCTACGCGAGTATACGCGCGAAGTCTTGCGTGCGTACTTGGTTAACGTCTACCAAGTCCATCGACAGGAGGCACCTTAGATTCAGAGGcttgccttctcctctgtctcactGAAGACCGCTTGTTTCAAGTTTTCAAAGGATTCGAATCACGCGACAGACTGAGCAAGGGAAAGAAGGCATCCCGCCTCGAGGGGGAAAGCCGCCTGACACGAGAGGGGAAGCGATGCacgaaaaaagcagagacagagtcggaaaTCAGAATCGCTTTTCCCCGAGCTCCGCACTGACTCAAGGTCCTACGTCGTCGCATCTCATCCTGAGGCTGTAGCAGGCCTCAGGGACGGTCTGCGACGCCGAAAAATAATGTGTGTGGCTGGAAACGTTTTGTGACACTCTTGAAGAGTTGAAGAACGTAACGCATCCATTTCAGATCGTGTATTCCTGCGACAGGCGCTTcagttctctttcctcttttttttctggattTTCTCTCACTTCTATCGCGAGAATCCCCCAGTGTGCTCGATGGAGCAGAGCAGCGGACTCCTAAGGGGGTCGCAGCCCCAGCTGACGACTGTCCGCGACGCCGTGAGCTGCGCGATTCTTCGCTGAATGATTGGAGAACCCacgaagcgaggaaagacaacGGCGTCCAGCCAGTCTCGGATTTCTGAAGAAAGATAGAACCAGAAGATCACCCAGCGAGACGGCGACAAATCAAacgaaaacgcaggggaaaaGAACACGGTAGACCGCTGGGCGTCTTTGAAAcaacagagacaagcagcGCTGAAAAGGCGCTCTCTCGAAGTCGCGTCACTTCCGACACAAGCGATTCTGGGAGAAAAGGCAGTTCGATCAACACCAGCTCCAACCGCGAATTTGTTCCGCCGTCGGTGGAAACTCCCCTCTCCATTTTTTCACGTTCGACTTCTGTTCCGTGCTGCATCATGCCCGAGTtaccttttcttttccatcGCTCTGCGCgttccgcttctccctctgcttcggTTGCTGGCTTGGCAGTTCCTCCccagtcttctctctcggcgttCTGCGCCGCTGGggcgtctgctgtctctccgcgtccTCCTTCCTGCTCCGCGCCGCCTCCGGTTTTTACACTGTCGCGCGGGTCGTAGGATCGAATGAACGCCAGAACTTGCTCGAGGGGGTACTTCGCTGAGAGAAGGCACACACAGGAGGAAAGTCCATCTCGAGGAGCAAGACACCAGCGAAGAGGTGCAGGACGCGGAAGACAGCGGAGTCCGGAAAACGACGaccgacagacagaaagaagcagacagaaagaagcagacagagagagacgcagacgaagcgacacagaggagacagcgacgatAGCGCATGAGGCCACCACACACaaagggaagggagaaagaccAGAATACTGGCTCTTCTGACAGAAGTCGCGGAAAGCCAACAAACTGCAAGAGTCAGAGAGCTCGTCGTCTGCAGGCGACACCTAGGGAAAAACGTTTCTCctcaaaaaaaagagagtCAAAGACCAAacaaaaagaggaaggcaaGCGTAAGCGAGCGACAGGTCGAGAGTGTGGGCTGTGTCTTCCCGTCGACAGAAGCAGACTTGAACAGTGCGTACAAATCGGACAGAACAAGCgctcgacgcagagacgacgcgGAACTCCAGTGACAAGAAAGAAATGTTCCTCTGGAAAGGCAGAGCAGAAACACAGCCAAAGGCGTAACGATCAGAGAGAAAATTGAGGTGCAGACAAACTGTAGtgcaagagaaaggaacaaaGTGGACGCGAGAGCGCTGGCGACAAAGACAGGATGAAATGACGGTGTTCTCTAGGCAAAGAAAAGCCTAAACGCTTACGAGGAGTGGAGTCCTCGGTTGCCGCCAAAAACGGACTCTCATCCTCGTCTTCAGAGTGtcggttttcttctgcctccttcaTCCTTTCCTTCCCATCGCTTGCCTCCCCTTCTCGGTTCTTGCCCTCGCGTTCCTCCGCTCCGcattgcttctctcttcgatCAGACAAGGTGCGATAGAAATCGACAACAAAGCCTTCAAGGAGTTCCTTCGTATCGCTGAATGCGAGCGTTCCCTCCAACCGGTACGCGCTTTTCAGTGACTGGAGCTGCAgaaaggcggagacagaagaagcgaagaactCGGAAAAGAAGTCTTTTCGTGTGCTCCCTCGTTTTTGAGCGAACACCGCTGCACCCGggaagacacggagagagCGTGGATCGACCTAACGCGCCTACGAAGAGCGCGAAGCGCAAACCGGGCAAgcgaagtggagaaagaagaaacgacaccAGCAGTTTGCTCCGCGCTTTTGCAGCAAATCGGCAGAAACGCAGCAAGCGCCTCAACGAGCCacgaccgagaagaagagagaagcgaagcgcgGAATCgcaccgagagagagaggcagcgctGGACTGAACAGGTGGAagcaaaaagagaaagagagagagaggcgggggAGTCGAAACCCTAAAccaaagaggaaaaggaagtcACGAAGCCATTTCAGGGCAAACGGAGAGTTCCTACCATTGCCGAAGCTTGTCGCTCCTCTCCCTCACAAATTCGGCACTCGATGTCTCTTAACAAGTCGCCTTCGCGAACAGAGATGCACTGCGCTGAAGAGAAAtccagagaagaagtcggAGAAAGGGAAAGTCGACCCTCCTCGCGATGGTCCGCGATCTGCACTTCTACAGCCAGTCGAAAGACAGTCCGCGATAATTCAAACTCTTGGCGTTGTCTGCTTTCCCTTCACTTCGAGGAACCTCCCGCGACTCACGCGTACACAGCAGAGTGGCCAGAAGCGTCCTGAAGCTTCTTCCCTAACGTCTTCGAGAGACTGACGCACAGTTTCCAGGATCGCCTGAGGAAGACTCTCTGCTAACGGGTGCGAAGTGACACGGACCAGCGAGCATTTCGCCAGTGAAAAACCTGAACCGTTTTCCGCTGCCTTTCCTCTGACGCTTCCTCGGTTTCCCCCGCCGCTCGGTGCCTTTCGGACTTTCGCCCAGTCGAAGACACACCGCAACGTGCGGAGGCGCGATGCGCAGCTCCCGGGCCTTTTAGAAGCTCCAGGACCGTCGCGCGAGTGAACGAAAGGCGTTTAAACGTCCTCGGGGTCTCCGCTTACTTGCTAAAGCGAGCAGCCAAGCGTCGCGTTCCGTTTGAGACTTTGTCTGGCGCAAACGAACagccgacgcatgcagagaaacgagtgGACAGGCCGTGCAGGCGAAACACAAGGCGCGGAACGAACGGGGGAACAGGGAAAACACAGATGAGAAACAAACAGTGCACCTCGAGAGTCGttgagtttctcttctcttgaaTGCCTCTCCCCTGCAGACAGCTGGTATTACTGGAGGGAGGACAGAGTCTCCTGCTGTGGCTGTCAGAAACGCTCTGTCTTTGACTGATGCAGTGCTCCACCTCCTTGCACATCATCCATGGTCTGCCCTGTTCTCCTTTGCCATGGTAGTCCTTCTTCTCATTC
This window of the Toxoplasma gondii ME49 chromosome VI, whole genome shotgun sequence genome carries:
- a CDS encoding hypothetical protein (encoded by transcript TGME49_244860) yields the protein MEEKALRQGILEKASKDVTTWKARRCLLRPEALWYSLTADDDYHSSCSSASFSSSSPPSSPPSSPPSSPPSSPSSSCSEPRLFASVRPRGRWTLIPLRDCVQLVAPPHDACSFLLQTRERSHYWRTKSQTERDAWLLALATQCISVREGDLLRDIECRICEGEERQASAMLQSLKSAYRLEGTLAFSDTKELLEGFVVDFYRTLSDRREKQCGAEEREGKNREGEASDGKERMKEAEENRHSEDEDESPFLAATEDSTPPKYPLEQVLAFIRSYDPRDSVKTGGGAEQEGGRGETADAPAAQNAEREDWGGTAKPATEAEGEAERAERWKRKEIRDWLDAVVFPRFVGSPIIQRRIAQLTASRTVVSWGCDPLRSPLLCSIEHTGGFSR